One window of the Labilibaculum sp. genome contains the following:
- a CDS encoding ABC transporter permease subunit codes for MKQIIHIAGRELSTFFDSLTAYVLIVIFLGFSGFFTWIYGADVFFVGQANLNTFFTVAYWSLFIFIPALTMRSIAGELKAGTLELLLTKPVSDWQLIFGKFLSTLLLIAIALAPTVIYYFTLWAIGPVDHSAILLGYVGLLLMSMVYISIGLLASCVASNPIIASLTALSIGIFFHIIFDVLASNFVGFLGSFFSYMSLSTHFESISRGVVDTKDLIYFLSIVFFCLFTSKMILSNRNL; via the coding sequence ATGAAACAAATTATTCACATTGCCGGCAGAGAGCTAAGCACTTTTTTTGATTCATTAACGGCTTATGTATTAATCGTTATTTTTCTAGGGTTTAGTGGTTTTTTTACATGGATTTACGGGGCTGATGTCTTTTTTGTGGGGCAAGCCAATCTCAATACATTTTTTACAGTGGCCTACTGGAGTTTATTTATTTTTATTCCGGCTCTTACTATGCGTTCAATTGCCGGGGAATTAAAAGCTGGTACCCTTGAGCTTTTGCTTACTAAGCCTGTGAGCGATTGGCAATTAATTTTTGGTAAGTTTTTGTCCACTTTACTGTTAATTGCAATAGCACTGGCTCCAACAGTAATTTATTATTTCACATTGTGGGCAATTGGTCCAGTAGATCATTCTGCAATTTTATTGGGATACGTGGGCTTATTGCTTATGAGTATGGTTTATATTAGTATTGGATTGCTTGCGTCTTGTGTTGCATCAAATCCAATAATTGCATCTTTAACCGCCTTGTCCATAGGAATATTTTTTCACATTATTTTTGATGTGTTGGCTTCTAACTTTGTAGGCTTCCTTGGAAGTTTCTTTAGTTATATGAGTCTTTCAACTCATTTTGAATCAATATCAAGAGGTGTTGTTGATACAAAAGATCTGATTTATTTCTTATCTATTGTGTTTTTCTGCCTTTTTACGTCAAAAATGATTCTATCAAATCGTAATCTGTAA